From a region of the Helianthus annuus cultivar XRQ/B chromosome 5, HanXRQr2.0-SUNRISE, whole genome shotgun sequence genome:
- the LOC118492085 gene encoding uncharacterized protein LOC118492085, translating to MIYANEPERESRKIEDVPVVRDFGDVFPKDLPGIPPEQEVEFGIELIPGAKPVAKAPYRLAPSELQELMSQIQDLLDKGFIRPSVSPWGAPVLFAQLEAVKEENWKKERIIGQLKDLTDGNNGLKTRFGRIWVPNTCGVKTLLLEEAHKSRYSIHPGVTKIYNDLKQNYWWPGMKRDVVKKVEKCLTCDVVDLTDGGRANNEEPNTTF from the exons atgatatacgcaaatgaGCCCGAGAGAGAATCACGGAAGATTGAAGATGTACCTGTAGTACGAGATTTTGGAGATGTGTTTCCGAAGGATTTACCGGGAATACCGCCTGAACAGgaagtagagttcggaatcgaattgattccgggcgcaaaacccgTAGCCAAAGCTCCGTACCGACTCGcgccgtcggaattacaagagttgatgtcccaaatccaagacTTGCTTGATAAGGGGTTCATTAGGCCGagcgtgtctccttggggcgcaccggtgttGTTC GCACAATTAGAAGCAGTAAAAGAGGAGAATTGGAAGAAGGAAAGAATAATCGGGCAGTTGAAAGATTTGACGGATGGGAATAACGGGTTGAAGACTAGATTCGGgagaatatgggttccaaatacTTGTGGGGTGAAGACACTTTTACttgaggaagctcataaatcccgataTTCAATTCATCCGGGAGTGACCAAAATATACAATGATttaaagcaaaactattggtggcccgggatgAAAAGAGATGTGGTGAAGAAAGTAGAGAAATGCTTGACAt
- the LOC110943175 gene encoding uncharacterized protein LOC110943175 yields MSDGNDDNPVQTNTEQMKEIIAEEVGKAIEGSLSGFIDKIQSTVLSLVEERVKRLEDTVNLMKDKTGERKGCSYKEFMACKPPIYNGEVDPIICQRWISDIEGVFEWTHCEVGDFVGYGTGQLRNQAKDWWDNKKKEMGAEAARVMTWDEFKVPFLKHHSPKAVINRIKEEFIQLRQKSETIDKITGIFMDKLRFCDELVTTEEQKIYYYYNMLSVEYREFMTPSKYETLTEIINTALEWEIKLKKQVERGERRAHDVNPSPTKKARTGESGKKVDVKGGSPSCKVCGKGHKGEYRFKDKPCPICNKTGHTASLCPGKYQFATIAINPATKSPNART; encoded by the coding sequence atgtctgatgggaatgatgataaTCCGGTGCAAACAAacaccgaacaaatgaaagaaatAATTGCCGAAGAGGTAGGAAAGGCAATTGAAGGCAGTCTATCCGGGTTTATAGACAAGATTCAAAGCACGGTGTTATCGCTCGTAGAAGAACGAGTTAAAAGGTTGGAAGATACTGTCAACCTTATGAAAGACAAAACTGGAGAACGCAAAGGGTGTtcgtacaaggaattcatggcgtgtaaaccgccaatctaCAACGGGGAGGTTGACCCGATAATTTGTCAAAGATGGATAAGTGATATTGAAGGGGTGTTTGAATGGACCCATTGTGAAGTAGGCGACTTTGTTGGCTACGGAACGGGTCAATTGAGGAACCAAgctaaagattggtgggataataaaaagaaggaaatggGAGCCGAAGCAGCGAGGGTTATGACTtgggacgagtttaaggtaccattccttaaacacCACAGTCCCAAAGCGGTCATCAATAGAATCAAAGAAGAATTCATCCAGCTGAGACAAAAGAGTGAAACAATCGATAAGATCACGGGCATCTTCATGGATAAGCTCAGATTTTGTGATGAGTTAGTCACCAccgaagaacaaaagatatattACTATTACAACATGCTGAGTGTTGAGTACCGGGAATTTATGACTCCGTCAAAATACGAAACCCTCACGGAGATTATCAACACCGCCCTGGAATGGGAAATCAAGTTAAAGAAACAAGTGGAAAGAGGTGAGCGAAGGGCACAtgatgtgaatccaagccctacaaagaaagcCCGAACGGGAGAATCGGGAAAGAAGGTGGATGTTAAAGGTGGGTCGCCAAGTTGCAAAGTCTGCGGGAAGGGACACAAGGGGGAGTATCGATTCAAAGACAAGCCATGCCCCATATGTAATAAGACGGGGCACACGGCCTCGCTATGCCCGGGAAAGTATCAGTTTGCTACAATTGCTATCAACCCGGCCACAAAAAGTCCGAATGCCCGGACTTAG